Proteins from one Periplaneta americana isolate PAMFEO1 chromosome 6, P.americana_PAMFEO1_priV1, whole genome shotgun sequence genomic window:
- the LOC138702224 gene encoding uncharacterized protein, giving the protein MPKNISAKSTLIRQWLTEYSEFTYDGKIIFCKICSKQISQEKKCHLKQHVQGAAHKAKAQQKNQLQQTLLTQPTSSNLSSNFYADLTRAFVAANIPWNAIENPVLRQFLQKYCKQNIPSESTLRKNYLDRIYNETVASIREDSYIWVSVDETSDPMNRYIANMVVGKLSPDGPSIPHLVCVKELSKVNSQAIAYFVNKGLQSLYSGNIDDSKVLLFCTDAASYMVAAAPLLKTFYPNLTHVTCLAHGLHRVSETIRNEFPLVNSFISNTKNVFVKPHPGFQYSERTFQISHSHLSRLLHDGEPGFSQWCIILSILKKWSQLLINYLKLIVQRV; this is encoded by the exons atgccgaaaaatataagtgcaaaatctacattgatccggcaatggctaacagaatattcagaattcacttatgatggaaaaataatattctgcaagatttgtagcaaacag atttcgcaagaaaagaagtgccacctaaagcagcatgtgcaaggagcggctcataaggctaaagctcagcagaaaaatcaactgcaacaaactttactaacacagcctacttcatccaatctcagcagcaatttctatgctgatttaaccagagcgtttgttgctgctaacattccctggaatgcaattgaaaatccggttttaagacagtttttacaaaaatactgcaaacaaaatatcccatctgagtcgaccctaagaaaaaattacttagacagaatatacaatgaaactgtagcttccattcgggaggattcttacatatgggtctctgtggatgaaacctcagatcctatgaataggtatatagcaaatatggtagtaggaaaacttagtcctgatggaccttcgattccacacctcgtatgtgttaaggaactttcgaaagtgaatagccaagccattgcttattttgtaaataaaggcctgcagtctttatactcaggtaatatagacgattctaaagttctgttgttttgtactgatgctgcctcatacatggttgctgcagctccacttcttaaaacattttatcctaacctcacgcatgtaacctgtctagcacatggccttcacagggtttctgaaacaatccggaatgaatttcctcttgtcaattcgtttatttctaacacaaaaaacgtttttgtaaagccccatccaggatttcaatattcagagagaactttccagatatcccactcccacctcagccggttgttacacgatggggaacctggattcagtcagtggtgtattattctaagtattttaaagaagtggtcacagttattgataaattacctgaaactgatagtgcagcgtgtgtga